The nucleotide window caatcaagatttgctcttgtggaggcattttctcaaacaAGATTTgctcttgtggaggcattttctcaatcaagatttgctcttgtggaggcattttctcaatcaagatttgctcttgtggaggcattttctcaatcaagatttgctcttgtggaggcattttctcaatcaagatTTGCTCCTGTCTGTTGACTATAatttgtatcaagctgacaaaaaaactAGATAGCACATCTCCCAAAAGACATGTCTGTGTTTTAATCCTTGGAGCCTGTGAATGTTATTTTATGTGACCCAAGATGTGATTAAGCTAAGTAAGTAtcttttgtaaatatttgtttttttgtgtgtgtagatgtgtgtctctgcatatatgcaggtgagtgcaggtgcctaaggaagccagaagcattggatcccctggagctgaagttacagatggttctgagcttcctatatgggtgctggaaactgaacttaggtcctctggaagagcagcaagtgctgttaactgatgagccatctcacgaGCCCCTAAGGTAAAtatcttaaaaattttaataatttttatttatgtattacttttatgTGGGGAGGGGTTGTATAGGGGGTGCACAGAGGGCAGTTTGCAGGGGTCAGCTATCATCTTCCACCAcgtaggtcctggggatggaacgcAGGtgatcagacttggtggcaagcacctttagcaGATCCAGATGACACTGCTATGTCATCTCACTGACCAAGTTAAGGATCTCAAGAGGGGAAGGCTATCTTTGATTATCTGGTTAAACCTAAGTTCAATCACATGCCACTTAATATGAGAgaggcggcgggggggggggatttggggagggccatgagaggagaagccaggcaggagaggAGTAGGTGATGTGACCCTGGGTTATAGGAATAAGATGAGAGAAGGGAAGAGCAAGGAATGGATTTTCTCTAGAGCCTCTAGAGGGAGCACGGCCCTGCTGATGCCTGGACTTCAGACTTCCAGACTCTAGAAAGCAAGAAAATACATTTCTGATATTTCAGTCCACCTATTTATGGTCATTTGTGACTTCAGGTGAAAGGAGACCAGTTCACCTTGAGCTCTGTGGTTGTTCCCAGACACAAGACAGCCAGGCTGTAGCTGCATCAAGGAAGATCCTCAAACAAAAAGCCTGAAACTACATCCCTGTGCCCTCTGGAACCAGGTACTAGCACTCAGGTTGTGTGGGCAGCTCCGGGGTGAGGAGCTGATATCACAAACTATACATACATTTTCCAGCACTGTTTCCCCACCCTGGAAAGAGTACTTCAGTCACAGGGCATGGGACAGTATGCCTAATATGTGCAGTGTTGCTAGCTGGTCAAGTGCACTACTGTGCAAATTGCTACACACCAATTGGTGTGCTTCCCCTAGACATAAGCAGAAAATCAAGTGTGCATCCTAGCAGCGCCTCTGACTCACTTTTTCTTCCTCAAGAACCCACCTAGGTTATCTGCAAACTTTCCACCAATGGCAACTGTGGGGGTTgcattagtttcttttctcaatGGGGTGACCAAACGCCTGACAAGAAGAAATGTAAAGGAGAAAGGTTTATCTGGGCTCATGATTCAGGGGATACAGTCATCCACAGTGGGGCGGTGGGGCAGAGCAGTCTGTGGCTAGACTGAGAACTCGCTCATGTCTCTGCAGACCAGGGATGCTGGCTCTGTTgacttccccctttcttcctttgatTAAGTCTGGGACCCCAGTCCCAGGGAAGGGACCCCTCACATTCAATTtgtgtcttccctcctccattAAATCTCTCTGGGAGTATCTTCATAGACGCTCCCaagaagtgtgtctcctaggcgATTCCAAACCAGTCAGGCCGCCACAAAACTGAAGCACCATGGGGACCATCGGGCAGCTTATTGAGCTTTTCTCTTTGATGAGCAACAAACAgtgcccttctttcctttctgctggGTACTGCCTCCTTGCTGTCGAAATGGGCAAGTTCATGAAACCCAGGAAAGTGGTGCTGGTCCTGGCTGGACACTACTCCGGACGCAAAGCCGTCATCGTGAAGAACATTGATGATGGTACCTCAGACCGCTATCCCCAAAAAGTGACAGCTGCCATGGGCAAGAAGAAAATCGCCAAGAGGTCAAAGATCAAGTCCTTTGTGAAAGTTTATAACTACAATCACCTCATGCCCACAAGGTACTCTGTGGACATCCCCTTGGACAAAACAGTTGTCAACAAGGATGTCTTTAGAGGCCCAGCCCTGAAACGCAAGGCCAGGCGGGAAGCCAAGGTCAAGTTTGAGGAAAGATACAAGACAGGGAAGAACAAATGGTTTTTCCAGAAGCTTTGCTTTTAGGTATATTTTTGTtcccatcattaaaaaaaaaatgcatcattCCTTGGCTAGTCACACACATTCAGCCTCCCACTCTCCAGGAACATGGAAGAGAGACTGTTCCCCCTCCCTACTTGAAGTCAGATGTGACATATGACTTACAAGTTGAGTCCAGGTGCTGTTTTCAGAGCCAGGACATTTTTCTgtgtttgcttgctttatttttccTACTTGTCTCCCTGTACAGCCAGGGCAGTCTTTgagcttgtgatcctcctgcctcagcctcccaagtacttggattagAGGCAGGCAGCACCATGCCCTGAGTCGtgtttacttttgttgttgtttctgctaTCAG belongs to Peromyscus eremicus chromosome 3, PerEre_H2_v1, whole genome shotgun sequence and includes:
- the LOC131905946 gene encoding large ribosomal subunit protein eL27-like; this encodes MGKFMKPRKVVLVLAGHYSGRKAVIVKNIDDGTSDRYPQKVTAAMGKKKIAKRSKIKSFVKVYNYNHLMPTRYSVDIPLDKTVVNKDVFRGPALKRKARREAKVKFEERYKTGKNKWFFQKLCF